A genomic region of Metopolophium dirhodum isolate CAU chromosome 1, ASM1992520v1, whole genome shotgun sequence contains the following coding sequences:
- the LOC132935277 gene encoding lysine-specific demethylase 4A-like: protein MCSDKDTYRIMVFRPTWREFQNFSSYIELMEKQGAHRAGLAKVIPPPEWRARRKRCDENDIMSLKIPTPISQIARGNRGLYQLLNVENKRMIVSNYKTIAESDEFKTPGHFDYDDLEKKYWKNIMYKPPLYGADVSGSIMDKDVGVWNINTLGTILDYVIEDYGVRIEGVNTAYLYFGMWKSSFAWHTEDMDLYSINYIHEGYPKTWYAISPENGHRFERLANRFFPIQASNCPAFLRHKMTIISPDILKQYSIPYNKIIQKQGEFIITFPFGYHSGFNHGYNIAESTNFALPRWVEYGKRAVLCHCSRDSVKICMDTFVKRIQPEKYELWLKKNNVGAHPKDTYGTLEAPLISKSNILCNKNNTGNPKHNIKAGRKRCHGTLQSDSELPNDTTYANKAIDVSPSTSVQGLDKKEYEDEQLNDKQREVMENVLLKADEMDVTEVSYNNGKSRLLNKNHSVLEEITFTSGPGYCNGSDKISGKQIKYTRLETIKNPESKNKKNSKSTEKNVVASDQTINRTGSTIISFKENDHSIEKVMTISPIGVESLNSMNINRITEESRMNKCINKSIKDSTVFDKTLNNDHLLSKKCDSVNDNTHLNVVVTKSLPPSKLEKSRSSSVTISKTHMILKNQPSNMTSIFMTQTKKKIDLESTRNFFQPTLGPMQSKEEKHEIDGIQNKISDMFNNYCSFEVEQMYNIYRSMDDPHCSICMMLYHKKLTFNLDWQIIAKSFVLPNLKKPTIALFKHALSGSDKFFKEKLIRCEKCYLTVHKVCYGITVDTSSHWLCDRCMKNPRIVACVYCPLKGGALKEFKINGWSHVECHLFVHGSSPLTTNTFSTDFITNQKCVICNLTSGICFRCSESSCCAQFHISCGIFAGYDYQINQKRKHITLIHCNNHSYIPDKNRILHKNQKVWAKHLQHKRISECQIVKIDKTPLGIVQFSDGTISDSIKLKEIKNYANNFPPINKEIHLKSGDKGLFLGLNYKHIYSVEYNDGASDCLFSDDICSLDEQLNSSLQRKAK, encoded by the exons atGTGTTCTGATAAAGATACATATAGAATCATGGTTTTCAGACCAACTTGGAgagaatttcaaaatttcagtAGCTATATTGAGTTGATGGAGAAGCAAGGTGCTCACAGGGCTGGATTAGCGaaa GTTATTCCACCACCTGAATGGAGAGCAAGAAGAAAGCGTTGTGATGAAAATGATATTATGAGTTTGAAAATTCCAACTCCAATCAGTCAA attgCACGAGGTAATCGAGGACTTTATCAACTACTTAATGTAGAAAATAAACGCATGATAGTAtccaattataaaacaatagcaGAATCTGATGAATTCAAGACACCTGGCCATTTTGATTATGACgatcttgaaaaaaaatattggaaaaatattatgtacaaacccCCATTGTATGGTGCAGATGTATCTGGATCTATCATGGATAAAGATGTTGGT gTTTGGAATATTAACACATTGGGTACAATATTAGATTATGTAATTGAAGATTATGGTGTTCGAATTGAAGGTGTCAATACagcttatttatattttggtatgtGGAAATCCTCGTTTGCATGGCACACTGAAGACATGGACttgtatagtataaactatatacatgAAGGATATCCAAAGACATG GTATGCAATATCTCCAGAAAATGGTCACCGATTTGAAAGATTAGCTAATCGCTTTTTTCCAATTCAAGCTTCAAACTGCCCTGCTTTTCTCAGACATAAAATGACTATTATATCTCCTgatattttgaaacaatattctATACCATATAATAAA aTCATACAAAAGCAAGGTGAATTTATTATAACGTTCCCCTTTGGATATCATTCGGGCTTTAACCACGGCTACAATATAGCTGAATCCACTAATTTTGCGTTACCACGTTGGGTCGAGTATGGGAAAAGAGCTGTACTGTGTCATTGTAGTAGAGATTCAGTGAAGATTTGTATGGATACATTTGTTAAACGTATACAGCCCGAAAAGTATGAATTatggcttaaaaaaaataatgttggtGCTCATCCAAAAGATACTTATGGTACTTTAGAAGCTCCTCTGATAAGTAAatctaacatattatgtaacaaaaa CAATACAGGTAatccaaaacataatattaaagctgGTAGAAAACGTTGTCATGGAACACTTCAATCAGATTCTGAATTGCCTAATGATACAACATATGCAAATAAAGCTATAGATGTATCTCCATCAACAAGTGTACAAGGGTTAGATAAAAAAGAATATGAAGATGAGCAACTGAATGACAAACAGAGAGAAGTAATGGAAAATGTATTGCTAAAAGCTGATGAAATGG atGTCACAGaagtatcatataataatggaaaatctagacttttgaataaaaatcattCAGTCTTGGAAGAAATAACATTTACAAGTGGTCCTGGTTATTGTAATGGTTCAGATAAAATAAGTGGCAAGCAAATTAAGTATACAAGACTAGAAACAATAAAGAATCCCGAATCTAAGAATAAGAAAAATTCTAAATCAACTGAGAAAAATGTTGTTGCTTCTGATCAAACTATTAACCGTACAGGTTCGACAATAATTAGCTTCAAAGAGAACGATCATAGTATTGAAAAAGTAATGACTATATCACCTATAGGTGTCGAGAGTCTCAATTCTATGAATATTAATAGAATTACAGAAGAGTCTCGgatgaataaatgtattaataagaGTATTAAAGATTCaacagtttttgacaaaacctTAAACAATGATcatttattatctaaaaaatgtGACAGTGTTAATGATAACACACATTTAAATGTGGTTGTGACTAAATCATTACCACCAAGTAAATTGGAAAAATCACGTAGTTCATCTGTCACTATTTCGAAAACCcacatgattttaaaaaatcaaccaTCTAATATGACATCAATATTTATGactcaaactaaaaaaaaaatagatttggaATCAACACGGAATTTTTTTCAACCAACTCTTGGACCTATGCAGAGTAAGGAAGAAAAACATGAAATTGATG gtatacagaataaaataaGTGATATGTTTAACAATTATTGCTCATTTGAGGTAGagcaaatgtataacatttatagAAGCATGGATGACCCACATTGTTCAATATGTATGATGTTATATCATAAAAAG TTAACTTTCAACTTGGATTGGCAAATCATAGCAAAATCTTTCGTGTTACCCAACTTGAAGAAACCCACCATAGCATTATTTAAGCATGCACTTTCTGGCAGTGACAAGTTTTTTAAGGAAAAACTCATAAGatgtgaaaaatgttatttgaccGTTCATAAAGTGTGTTATGGTATAACTGTAGACACAAGTAGTCATTGGTTGTGTGATCGATGCATGAAAAATCCTAGAATTGTT gctTGTGTATATTGTCCATTGAAAGGTGGGGCtctaaaagaatttaaaatcaatggaTGGTCACATGTTGAATGCCATCTTTTTGTGCATGGCAGTAGTCCATTAACTACCAATACTTTTTCAACAGACTTTATAACTAACCAAAAG tgtGTAATATGCAATTTAACATCTGGTATTTGTTTTCGTTGCTCTGAAAGCAGTTGCTGTGCACAGTTCCATATTTCTTGTGGAATATTTGCCGGATATGATTATCAAATTAACCAAAAGAGGAAGCATATTACTTTAATCCATTGCAATAATCATTCATATATTCCAGATAAA aaCCGGATACTtcacaaaaatcaaaaagtatGGGCAAAACACTTGCAACATAAAAGGATCTCTGAAtgtcaaattgtaaaaattgataaaactcCTTTGGGTATTGTGCAATTCAGTGATGGTACAATATCAGACAGTATTAAACTAAAAGAAATTAAG AATTATGCAAATAATTTTCCACCCATTAACaaagaaatacatttaaaatctgGTGATAAAGGTTTATTTCTGGGATTAAATTATAAGCACATATATTCA GTTGAATATAACGATGGTGCATCTGATTGTTTATTCTCTGATGATATATGCAGTTTGGATGAACAATTGAATAGCAGTCTACAACGGAAAGCTAAATGA
- the LOC132935278 gene encoding protein lifeguard 1, which yields MSTWQQTQDPNGDLGFSDKTIRKDFICKVYSILMCQLIITLIFVGMATLHDETRTYVKTHPWLTIIAFVITFAILIALACCENVRRKSPLNYILLFVFTLSKSFLLAVSVSLYYPEQVLLALGLTILICFALTIFAFQTKIDFTVMGGFLLIAVIVLFVGSIVALFFPGKMTILIIASAGAIIFSLYLIYDTQMMVGGDHKYSISPEEYIFAALTIYVDIVNIFIYILAIIGASDD from the exons ATGAGTACGTGGCAACAAACACAAGATCCAAATGGAGACCTTGGCTTTAGCGATAAAACTATACGTAAAGACTTCATATg TAAAGTTTACAGTATTTTGATGTGTCAGCTAATAATCACATTAATATTTGTGGGTATGGCAACTCTTCATGATGAAACTAGAACTTATGTAAAAACACATCCTTGGCTAACTATCATCGCATTTGTCATTACTTTTGCTATTTTAATTGCGCTCGCATGCTGTGAAAATGTACGTCGCAAGAGTCCTCTCAACTATATTCTTTTGTTTGTATTCACCttaagtaaatcatttttattagcgGTATCTGTATCACTTTACTATCCAGAACAAGTACTGTTGGCTCTTGGCTTAACTATATTGATATGTTTTGCTCTTACAATATTTGCTTTTCAGACTAAAATAGATTTTACGGTAATGGGTGGTTTTTTATTAATAGCTGTGatagttttatttgttggatctATTGTTGCTTTATTTTTCCCTGGCAAAATGACGATCCTTATAATTGCATCTGCGGGTGCAATCATATTTTCCTTATATCTTATTTATGACACCCAAATGATGGTTGGCGGTGACCATAAGTATTCGATCTCTCCAGAAGAATATATATTTGCAGCATTAACCATCTATGTAGACATAGTAAAcattttcatatacatattagCCATTATTGGAGCTTCAGATGATTAA